In Rosa chinensis cultivar Old Blush chromosome 1, RchiOBHm-V2, whole genome shotgun sequence, a genomic segment contains:
- the LOC112182927 gene encoding glycosylinositol phosphorylceramide mannosyl transferase 1 produces MNRRGVQRFRQALISTVGSVKIKLVLGFCIGFTVIALAGRASEFMGWTSHTASLERFSGSRKGYAIVMNTWKRYDLLKQSISHYSRCPRLDSIHIVWSEPNPPSDSLKKFLNHIIELNTRDGRQVKLKFDINKEDSLNNRFKEIPDLETDAVFSIDDDVIFPCSSVEFAFDVWQSASDTMVGFVPRMHWVDPTNGHMDHYIYGGWWSVWWTGTYSMVLSKAAFFHKKYLRIYTNEMPASIKDFITKNRNCEDIAMSFLVANVTGAPPIWVKGKIFEIGSTGISSMGGHTEKRTHCVDRFAAEFGRMPLVPTSVKAVDSRNIWFW; encoded by the exons ATGAACCGGCGAGGGGTTCAGAGGTTCCGGCAGGCGCTGATCTCGACCGTCGGATCGGTGAAGATTAAGCTCGTGCTCGGATTCTGCATCGGCTTTACTGTCATCGCTCTCGCCGGCCGCGCTTCGGAGTTTATGGGATGGACGAGTCACACTGCTTCGCTGGAACGGTTCTCCGGTTCGAG GAAAGGATATGCTATTGTAATGAACACATGGAAGAGATACGATCTTTTGAAGCAGTCAATTTCTCACTATTCCAGGTGTCCACGGCTTGATTCGATACATATTGTGTGGAGTGAGCCAAATCCTCCATCAGATTCTCTGAAAAAATTTCTAAACCACATTATAGAGTTGAACACTAGAGATGGACGACAAGTTAAATTgaaatttgatatcaataagGAAGACAGTTTGAACAACAGATTTAAAGAAATTCCAGATTTGGAAACAGATGCTGTCTTCTCTATCGATGATGATGTCATATTCCCTTGCTCTTCTGTAGAATTTGCTTTCGATGTTTGGCAAAGTGCATCAGATACTATGGTTGGCTTTGTGCCTCGTATGCACTGGGTTGATCCCACG AATGGTCATATGGATCATTACATATATGGTGGATGGTGGTCGGTTTGGTGGACTGGTACATACAGTATGGTACTCTCTAAGGCAGCCTTCTTCCACAAAAAGTACCTAAGAATCTACACAAATGAAATGCCAGCATCAATCAAAGACTTTATAACCAAGAACAG GAACTGTGAAGACATTGCAATGTCTTTTCTTGTAGCAAATGTGACTGGTGCTCCCCCTATATGGGTTAAAG GTAAGATATTTGAGATTGGATCAACTGGAATCAGTAGCATGGGAGGCCATACTGAAAAAAGAACCCACTGCGTTGATAGATTCGCTGCTGAGTTTGGGCGAATGCCATTGGTACCTACTTCTGTGAAAGCTGTTGACAGTCGCAACATCTGGTTTTGGTGA